Within Streptomyces antibioticus, the genomic segment CGTCCCGCTGGGCACCGCCCAGGTCGAGCAGTTGCGTGCTCTGTGGCGTGCCCTCCTGACGGCGTCCGGGGTGTCCGCGGACGACATCGAGTTCGACGACCGCGCGGCACCGGCGGCCACCGCCACGCCGTCCGGCGGGACCGATGGTTCCGGTCTGCCGCAGGACACCGTCCCGGAGCCGAAGGTCGTCTCGCTGAACGACGGTTGGGAGATCCCCGCCGCGCTGCTGTTCGCCCCGGAGAGCGCCCGGCTGCTGCCGTCGACCGAGACCACGCTCCAGGACGTCGCCGACCGGATCCGGGCCGCCCCCGGCGCCCGGCGCTACACCGTGACGGGTCACACCGCCGCGTACGGCACCGCGGCGGGCCGGCGCACCTTGTCCGTCCAGCGGGCGACGGCGGTACGCGACGCGCTGGTCCGGCTCGGCGTCCCACGGGACCGGCTCACCGTGCGGGGCGTCGGCGCGACGCGGCCCAAACGCCCGGAGATCCTCCCCGACGGCACCCACGACCTCTCGGCGGCCCGCGAGAACCGGCGGGTCGTCATCGAACCGATCTCCTGAGACCGGGACTTGGGCTCTCTCACGTCACGACTGGGCGGTGCGTCGCCGTACATCGGTCATCAGCTTCCCCAACAGCCCGATGAGGACGTCGCGTTCGTCCGCCGACAGATCGCTGACGAGTGTGGCCTCGCGGCCGAGGACGGCGTCGACGGACTGTTCGATGAGGGCGTGGCCGTCGGCCGTGAGCGACACCTCCACGGACCGGCGGCCGGTGGTCCCCGCCGCCCGCCGGACCAGACCGTCCCGTTCGGCTCGGGCGACGCGTTGCGAGACCGCGCCGGCGGTCACCAGCGTCCGCCGGGCGATCTCGCGCGTGCTGAGCGAGTAGGGTGGCCCGGAACGGCGGATGACGGAGAGCAGGTCGAGCGTCGCCGCGTCGATGCCCGCCTCGCGCAGCACCCGGCCGCGGTCGTCGGCGAACAGCTTCCCCAACCACCAGATGGGCGTGACGATCTCGATCGACTCGGTGGGTGTGCCCGGCCGCTCCCGCCGCCACGCCGCGGCGATCTCCGCGGGCGGGTAGGAGGGCACCTGCTCTTCGGGTACGTGCTCTTCGGGTACGTGGCTTTCGGGCACGTGCTCTTCGGGTACGGCGCCGCTGTCGTCCACGGTGGAATCCCTCCGCACGGAATCGGTTCGGCTATGTTTAGGTCTAAACGTAGCAGCGAGGCCTGGAGGAGGAACCCTTG encodes:
- a CDS encoding MarR family winged helix-turn-helix transcriptional regulator, translating into MPSYPPAEIAAAWRRERPGTPTESIEIVTPIWWLGKLFADDRGRVLREAGIDAATLDLLSVIRRSGPPYSLSTREIARRTLVTAGAVSQRVARAERDGLVRRAAGTTGRRSVEVSLTADGHALIEQSVDAVLGREATLVSDLSADERDVLIGLLGKLMTDVRRRTAQS